Genomic window (Chitinophagales bacterium):
ATGTTTTTGCCAAACCAGGAACACCTTCTAACAAAATATGACCATTTGCTAATAAACCAATGAGCAATCGTTCAATCATATATTTTTGTCCAACAATAGATTTTCCAATTTCTAGGTTGAGTAAATCTAAGAAAGCACTTTTTTGCTGAATTTTTTCGTTTAGAGATTTAATGTCGATAGATTCCATACGCTTTATTTGTTATAAAGCAAATTTAGTATAGCATTTATTAGTTTAAACATCAAATAAGTTAAAAAGTGCTAAGCAAAGGCTTGTTGTAACATTATTTTACAAAGCAGTATGTAAAGTTGTGGTTTGATGAATTGTATTAGTTTATACTAAATCTTGCTGTAATTGGAAAATGGTCAGAGTTTTTATTATTTATTTTCTTGTAATTAATGAAATTTATTTTATCGTTGGCTAAGATATAGTCTATTCTAAGCAAAGGAATTTTACCATTATAAGTAATGCCTAAACCACAACCTTTTTGCAAAAAGGCATCTTGGAGATTGCCTTTAATTTTATTGACTGCATAACTGTTTGGCACATCATTAAAATCGCCACACATAACAAATGGCAACGATTGTTCTTTTAAAAAACTATTCAATTCGTTGGCTTGTATGGCTCTTCGTTTATAACCAGTATTTAGTTTTCTTGCAATAGTTAATATTTCTCGTTTGTCTATTGCCTGTTCTTTTCTTAATTCATCAATGGATTGATAATCTTGTTGTCCAAAATAAATAGATTGTAAATGTATATTAAAAATTCTTACTTTTTTATTGTTCAGTAATATATCTACATACAAACCTTTATATGGTTTTTTATTATATGCTGATGCAAATTGTTGTTTTAAAAGTAATCCTTTGTCTACAATTGGCATTTTAGAAAAGGTTGCAATTCCCCATTCATTTGTTTCGTGAGATACTAATTCTCTTGTGAAATAATAATGCTGATAACCTAATTTTTTGAGTCGCTGAACAGTATTGAAATTTTCTGTTTTATCGGTATAAAATTCTTGAAAGCAAATAACATCTGGATTTTCTGTTTTAATAGTTTCAAATATATGATTAACTGAGTTTTTATTTTCTGTCCAGTTGTACAAGTCAAAAACTCTTACATTAAACGACATAATTTTTATTGACTCAACATTGTTTTTTTCTGAATTACCAAAACAGTGTATTGCAAAAAAGTTTTTCCATTGTATAACAGACAATAGTATCGCTAAAATAGAAACCCAAATAAATTTTCTTTTTCTAAATTTCCATATAATAATAAATAATATATTTATTATTAAAGCAATTGGAAATAACAAAGACAAAAATGGTGCTAATGCAAATGAATTTGGATTAATATACGATGCTACAAAACACAATAATAAAAATAGTACTGCAATAATATTAGCACTTCTTGAAGTAAATGATATGAGCCATTTTAAGAATTTCAATCTTCTTTACTAATTTTAAACAAGAAATCTTTTTCTGCTTTGCTTAAACTGTCATAACCAGAAAGTTTAATTTTATCTAATATCTCATCTAAGTGTTGTTGTTTGTCTATGTCTTGTTGCTTTGACTTGGGTTTTTCTTTATCTTTATTAATATATTCTACTTTTATGTTTTTTTCCTTACTAAATAAACTTTTCACTTTGTCAATAATACTATAAAACCAAAGCGACCAATCGTTACCATTTTGTAATTGCTTGATATAAATAAAACCAAACAAAGCACCACCAAGATGTGCAATATGTCCTCCACTGTTACTACTACTAATCATTGTAATATCTAAAAAAACATAAACGGCTGCAATCCATTTTAATTTTATATTTCCTAAAAATAATAATCTCATTTCTGCATCTGGCGAAAGTGTAGCAGCACTTAATACTATTGCCATTACACTTGCAGAAGCACCAATAGCATAATTGTTAATCATTTTTGGATAATTATTACTCAATAAATAAGTTCCTACAATAAAAAACAAAGCACCAAATAATCCACCAAGAATATAAATAGGTACAATTTTTTTATTACCTAATAAATTAGTAATATATGATGAAAACCAATAAAAAACTAACATATTAAATAACAGATGAAAAAAATCTGCTTGTACAAACATATAGGTAAAAATTCCCCAAGGTTTTTTTAGCAATGCACTACCAGTATGTAAACTCAAGTTTTTTATAGCTAATAAACCTAAGTTTGGACCTTTCATTAAAAAATCTACCAGAATTAGTAGATTGATAATTATAAAAATACCAATATTAATTAATATTAATTTTATAGTAGGAGAACCATACTTAGACTGCCATTTTATGTCATTAACAATAGACTGTAACATTACCAAACTTTATTACTCTTTTTCCAATATAAAATTAACAAGAAACCAAATAAAGCACCACCTATATGTGCATAGTGTGCTACATTATCTAAACCGTATTGTGCAAAAGCTATGTCGTATACTATTATAATTAATGGAATCATATATTTTGCTTTTATTTGTATTGGTATAAACATAAACATTAATGGTGCATTTGGATACAATACACCAAAAGCAGCTAATACACCATACAATGCTCCAGAAGCACCAACAATACTTGAAAAATAAATTTCTGCCAACTGTTTATTGGTTACTGTATTCATCAACGCATCTCCAGAATTGAAGAAATATTGTACACCTTCTCTAGTTAAAAAGTTTTCTGGTTCTAATGCCAAATGTCCTGTCTGCTGATAAACTACAAAACCATTTACTGCTAAATGTAATGCCACAGCACCTAATCCAGCTATAAAATATAAATAGATAAATTTATTGGAACCAATTCTTTGTTCTACTATTGAACCAAAAGCATACAATGCATACATGTTAAATAAAATGTGAGCAAATCCACCATGAACAAACATATGTGTAATAATTTGATATGGTTTAAAGGCATCGCTTGTAGGATAATGCATTGCCAATAAATCCATAATTGTTCCACTTGGATCTAAAAATTGTGTAACAACAAAAACAGCTATGTTTATAATTAATAACACTTTTACTACAGGTGTTATGTTGTTCAAAAAATTGCTTCTACCAAATTGACTCATTATCTGTTAAATTTTTGGTGAATGTCTTCAATATTGTAATTCATAAGCGTTGGTTTTCCTGATGGATTGATGGTTGGTTGCTCGCAAGCAAATAATTCATCTACCAATTGTTGCATTTGACTTTCTTTTAATACAACACCTTGTTTAATACTTGTTTGATATGCCATTGCTTTTGCTAACTGTTTCCTTTTGTCGAACGATTCACTTTTTTCTGATTGTTTGTATTCTTCTAACAAGTTTTCAATGATTTTTGTTTCATCTTCATTAATTAAATCCATTGGCATACCATGAATTACAAAACTATTTTTGCCAAACAACTGAATGTCAAATCCTAGAACTTGTAAGTCTTCTAAAATATCTTCTAAAATATATGCATCGCCAGCATTTAAATTGATAGTTTTAGGAAACAGCGTTTGTTGCGAAGCATTTTTTTGATTGGCAAATTGCTGAATGTATTTTTCAAACAAAATGCGTTGGTGTGCTCTTTGTTGGTCGATTAAAATAAATCCACTCTTAATTGGACTTAATATATATTGTTGATGCAATTGAATTAGTGGTGTTTTATTCTCTACAAAACTATCACTTTCATCTAATGACATTTTACTTTGAATAGTAGTTACTCGCTCTTGCTCTTCTTCATCAAACGCATATAATTTTTCCCAATTTTCGTTACCTACATGTTGTGAACTCTTGTACTCACTATCCATATTTTTAGCAAAACTTTCTTTGTTTAAGTTCGATTGTGCTACTTTAAAAGGTTGTTGTGTATAAGCATTATCATTGATAATTCGATTAAAGTTAGATTGATGTTCAAAATCTAAAGTTGGCATTACACTATATTGCGACAAACCATGTTTTGCAGCTGCATGTAATATTAAGTAAATAGCTTTTTCGTCTTCAAATTTTATTTCTTGTTTGGTTGGATGTACATTTACATCGATAGTTGCTGGATCGACTTCTATAAATAAACAGTAAAACGGATAACTTTTTTCTGCAATTAAACCTTCGTAGGTTTTTACAATGGCATGATTTAGAAAATTGCTTTTAATAAATCTGTTGTTTACAAAGAAGTACTGCTCTCCTCTTGTTTTTTTAGTGAGTTCTGGTTTTCCAATAAATCCTTTGATAGTGATATAATCAGTTTGTTCTTCAACAGGAACTAATTTTTCATTATAGTTTTTGCCAAAAATACCTACAATTCTTTGTCGCAAGTTACCAGCTTTTAAATGAAATACTTCCGAACCATTATGATGCATAGAAAAGAAAATACTGGCATGTGCTAGTGCAATATGTATAAATTCATCTATAATATGTTTAGTTTCTACAGCCGTAGATTTTAAGAAATTTCTTCTAGCAGGAACATTGTAAAATAAGTTTCTAACGGCAATGTTTGTTCCAGCTTGTGGTGCACTTGGCTCTTGACTAATGACTTTTGAACCTTCAATAACTACTGTTGTAGCAAATTTGCTATCTGCCAAAGCTGTTTTTAACTCAACATGAGCAATGGCTGCAATCGATGCCATGGCTTCGCCTCTAAAACCCATAGTATGCAAAGCAAATAAATCTGCTGCCGATTTAATTTTAGAAGTAGCATGTCTTTCAAAGCACATTCTTGCATCAATTTCGCTCATGCCTTTGCCATCATCAATAACCTGAATTAAAGATTTTCCAGCATCTTTTATAATTAACTGAATGTTTTTAGCACCAGCATCTATGGCATTTTCCATCAATTCTTTTACAACAGAAGCAGGTCTTTGAATGACCTCGCCTGCTGCAATTTGATTAGCAATGCTATCAGGTAATAAATGAATAATATCTGACATGATACAATTATACATAATTAAATGCTATTGGTGATATTTAGTTTATTTTTTCACAATTTTTAAATACTATTGGCATTAAAATTGGCATTATATTGCTAAATATTTATTTTGCGAATTTTATTGGAAAGGTTTTTGTTATAACATAAAGAAATATGAGGATTGTAAGCATTTTTTTGACAGCTATTGTACTGCTAGGTTTTACTAACTATAAAACGATACCACCTTTTTTACAAAATAAAGATACTGTTTGGGCCGATTCTGTACTTAACAGTATGTCATTAGACGAAAAGATAGGTCAGTTACTAATGGTTGCGGCATATTCTAATAAAGACGAAACACATTATCAGGATATTGATCGATACATTCGAGATTATAAAATTGGTGGAGTGATTTTTTTTCAAGGAACTATCGCTAAACAAGCAGAATTGACCAATAGGTATCAAATGCAATCTAAAACGCCATTGTGGATTGGTTTTGATGGAGAATGGGGTTTAGGTATGCGATTATCTGATGGTATTTCTTATCCAAGACAATTAGCACTAGCAGCCATTGATGATGAAGATTTAATTTATGATATGGGTGCTGAAATTGCTAGACAAATGAAACGCTTAGGTATTCATATCAATTTTGCACCAGTGGTAGATGTTAATATCAATCCAAATAATCCTATAATTAACGATAGAGCTTTTGGAGAAAACAAATACAATGTTACACTAAAAGCCAAAGCATATGTTCATGGTATGCAAGACAATGGCATTATGGCTTGTGCTAAACATTTTCCTGGACATGGCGACACAGAAACTGATTCGCACAAAGATTTGCCAGTTCTAAATCAATCGAAAGAAAGATTAGAAAATGTAGAATTATATCCATTTAGAGCAATGATTAGAAATGGTATTTCTAGTGTTATGGTGGCACATATGAATGTGTTAGCATTAGACAATACACCGAACTTACCATCTACACTTTCGCCAAAAATCATACAAGATAAACTCATAGATGATATGCAATTTAAAGGCATTGTTTTTACGGATGCTTTGAATATGAAAGGAATTACAAAATATTATCCAAGTGGAACAGCCGAAGTAAAAGCAATACTTGCTGGCAATGATGTGATGTTGTTTCCAGAAGATGTAGACCAAGCAGTAAAAGGCATTAAAGAAGCAGTGAATAAAGGTGTTATCAGTCAAGATATCATCAACCAAAAAGTAAAAAAAATATTGATGGCAAAATATTGGTTAGGTTTAAATAAACCATATCAAGCAATAAATACAACAAGTATAGTACAAGAAATCAATACACCTTTTGCAGCAAGCTTAAATGAAAAACTAATTGAAAATACCATCACTGTTGCTAAAGATGAACAGCAGCTTATTCCTATTGTAAATGTGCAACAAAAAATTGCTCATGTTGCATTTGGCAAAGGCGAACAAAATACATTTGGCAATAGATTAAATAGCTATACTAATATTAGTCATTTCTATATTGATAAAGAGAGCGACAAAGCATCAATGAATAAAATTATTGATGAACTAAAAAATTACACTCTCATTATTATTTCTGTTGATGATATGAGTCGATATGCTTCTAAAAATTTTGGATTAACCACAAACGAAATCAATGCCATTAATCAAATCAATAAAGAAAATAAAAAAGTAATTTTAGCATTAATGGGTACACCATATGCTTTAGAAAAATTTCCAGATTTTGAAAGTGTAGTCATTAGTTATCACAATACAGATATAACAGAAGATATTACTGCACAGATTTTATTTGGAGCTACTGGAGCTCATGGTGTATTGCCTGTAAGTGTTGGCAATTATAAATACAATAGTGGTGTTTGTACACAAGGCAATATGCGACTACAATATACGCTTCCTGAAATGGCTGGAATAAACAGTAGTGTTTTAGCAAAGATAGATGACATTGCTAATTTTGCAATCGGTTCTGGTGCTACACCAAGTTGTCAGATTTTGGTTGCTAGAAATGGAAAAGTGTGTTACGAAAAAAGTTTCGGTCACTTTACCTATAATCCACAAACACATAGCGTAGAAAATTCAGACATCTACGATATTGCTTCTATTACTAAAATTACAGCTACGCTTCCTTTAGTAATGAAATTATATGAAAAAGATAAAATAAATCTAGATCAACCAATAAAAAACTATTATCCATTTCCTGAAGATTGCAACAAACGATATTTAAATGCTAGAGAAATTTTATTGCATCAAGCTGGACTAGCTGCATGGATTCCATTCTATAAATCTACATTAGATAGTTATGGTTTTGCATCAGATGAATGGTACTGTCCGTATTATGACAGTCTTTATTCTATAAAAATTAAAGATAATCTTTATCTACGAAACGACTTTTTAGACAGCATTAAACAAACTA
Coding sequences:
- the mutL gene encoding DNA mismatch repair endonuclease MutL, which encodes MSDIIHLLPDSIANQIAAGEVIQRPASVVKELMENAIDAGAKNIQLIIKDAGKSLIQVIDDGKGMSEIDARMCFERHATSKIKSAADLFALHTMGFRGEAMASIAAIAHVELKTALADSKFATTVVIEGSKVISQEPSAPQAGTNIAVRNLFYNVPARRNFLKSTAVETKHIIDEFIHIALAHASIFFSMHHNGSEVFHLKAGNLRQRIVGIFGKNYNEKLVPVEEQTDYITIKGFIGKPELTKKTRGEQYFFVNNRFIKSNFLNHAIVKTYEGLIAEKSYPFYCLFIEVDPATIDVNVHPTKQEIKFEDEKAIYLILHAAAKHGLSQYSVMPTLDFEHQSNFNRIINDNAYTQQPFKVAQSNLNKESFAKNMDSEYKSSQHVGNENWEKLYAFDEEEQERVTTIQSKMSLDESDSFVENKTPLIQLHQQYILSPIKSGFILIDQQRAHQRILFEKYIQQFANQKNASQQTLFPKTINLNAGDAYILEDILEDLQVLGFDIQLFGKNSFVIHGMPMDLINEDETKIIENLLEEYKQSEKSESFDKRKQLAKAMAYQTSIKQGVVLKESQMQQLVDELFACEQPTINPSGKPTLMNYNIEDIHQKFNR
- a CDS encoding rhomboid family intramembrane serine protease, with amino-acid sequence MLQSIVNDIKWQSKYGSPTIKLILINIGIFIIINLLILVDFLMKGPNLGLLAIKNLSLHTGSALLKKPWGIFTYMFVQADFFHLLFNMLVFYWFSSYITNLLGNKKIVPIYILGGLFGALFFIVGTYLLSNNYPKMINNYAIGASASVMAIVLSAATLSPDAEMRLLFLGNIKLKWIAAVYVFLDITMISSSNSGGHIAHLGGALFGFIYIKQLQNGNDWSLWFYSIIDKVKSLFSKEKNIKVEYINKDKEKPKSKQQDIDKQQHLDEILDKIKLSGYDSLSKAEKDFLFKISKED
- a CDS encoding endonuclease/exonuclease/phosphatase family protein, with translation MKFLKWLISFTSRSANIIAVLFLLLCFVASYINPNSFALAPFLSLLFPIALIINILFIIIWKFRKRKFIWVSILAILLSVIQWKNFFAIHCFGNSEKNNVESIKIMSFNVRVFDLYNWTENKNSVNHIFETIKTENPDVICFQEFYTDKTENFNTVQRLKKLGYQHYYFTRELVSHETNEWGIATFSKMPIVDKGLLLKQQFASAYNKKPYKGLYVDILLNNKKVRIFNIHLQSIYFGQQDYQSIDELRKEQAIDKREILTIARKLNTGYKRRAIQANELNSFLKEQSLPFVMCGDFNDVPNSYAVNKIKGNLQDAFLQKGCGLGITYNGKIPLLRIDYILANDKINFINYKKINNKNSDHFPITARFSIN
- a CDS encoding serine hydrolase gives rise to the protein MTAIVLLGFTNYKTIPPFLQNKDTVWADSVLNSMSLDEKIGQLLMVAAYSNKDETHYQDIDRYIRDYKIGGVIFFQGTIAKQAELTNRYQMQSKTPLWIGFDGEWGLGMRLSDGISYPRQLALAAIDDEDLIYDMGAEIARQMKRLGIHINFAPVVDVNINPNNPIINDRAFGENKYNVTLKAKAYVHGMQDNGIMACAKHFPGHGDTETDSHKDLPVLNQSKERLENVELYPFRAMIRNGISSVMVAHMNVLALDNTPNLPSTLSPKIIQDKLIDDMQFKGIVFTDALNMKGITKYYPSGTAEVKAILAGNDVMLFPEDVDQAVKGIKEAVNKGVISQDIINQKVKKILMAKYWLGLNKPYQAINTTSIVQEINTPFAASLNEKLIENTITVAKDEQQLIPIVNVQQKIAHVAFGKGEQNTFGNRLNSYTNISHFYIDKESDKASMNKIIDELKNYTLIIISVDDMSRYASKNFGLTTNEINAINQINKENKKVILALMGTPYALEKFPDFESVVISYHNTDITEDITAQILFGATGAHGVLPVSVGNYKYNSGVCTQGNMRLQYTLPEMAGINSSVLAKIDDIANFAIGSGATPSCQILVARNGKVCYEKSFGHFTYNPQTHSVENSDIYDIASITKITATLPLVMKLYEKDKINLDQPIKNYYPFPEDCNKRYLNAREILLHQAGLAAWIPFYKSTLDSYGFASDEWYCPYYDSLYSIKIKDNLYLRNDFLDSIKQTIYNTSLGSKTYKYSDLGFYLMKDIVEYQLKDSLQNLAKQFLFSPMGMNHTLYNPKWNGVDLNTIVPTEQEQGFRNELIHGTVHDMGAALTNGIGGHAGLFSNTNDLAKYMQMLLNGGIYGGTRYLKTSTINTFTSKQESGNRRGLGFDKPTGTNSGPTCASASSVSFGHSGFTGCLVWADPKYDLIYVFLSNRIYPTAENKKLISYDIRTKIQQVIYDAIQTPF
- a CDS encoding rhomboid family intramembrane serine protease gives rise to the protein MSQFGRSNFLNNITPVVKVLLIINIAVFVVTQFLDPSGTIMDLLAMHYPTSDAFKPYQIITHMFVHGGFAHILFNMYALYAFGSIVEQRIGSNKFIYLYFIAGLGAVALHLAVNGFVVYQQTGHLALEPENFLTREGVQYFFNSGDALMNTVTNKQLAEIYFSSIVGASGALYGVLAAFGVLYPNAPLMFMFIPIQIKAKYMIPLIIIVYDIAFAQYGLDNVAHYAHIGGALFGFLLILYWKKSNKVW